The region TTCTCTGATAATAATTGAATGGAAATAAAATTTTCTTTCTTGTTAAGATTATTAAGGCTCATAACATTTTAATATTATATAATTATATTTTTTGTGTTTGCCTTAATTTTGAGAGTTTCTTTTTGAGACTAGAATTAATTTCTTTAGGGTATATTAACCATGTATTTTTTGAAGGGCTAATTAATCTTTCAATTAGTAAAGATTCTTTCTCAAGAGCTTTGAGATTCTCTCCATCCCATAACCTTAATCCTTTTTTATAAGGTTCATAGCCATAGATTTTGTTATGTCTAAGACCACAATAAATGTTTGAATCTTTACCAAGTTCTTCTGTAAGTCTCTTTGTTATTGAAAGAGCTTCTAATTGAAATTCAACTTTTAGATCCTCAATATTGATTGCTTTAGGTAATTTTCGATTTAAAAAACATTCACATAGACCTCTTAAAGGTTGAGGTGCTTCATCTTTCCATCTTGATAAGTGATATATGGTTCTTACATCATCATTGGCCAAAAATGTTTCTATATTTATTTTTTTTGGATTCCAAAGCCATGTAGAAAAATAGCTATCTGCCCAAATTGCCTTAGGGCCCAATTGTCTTGCTAATTCAATAATTTTTTCTAGAAGCCAGTTGCAAACCTCATTTAACCTATGATTATATATGCTTCTATACATAAGATTCCTAACTACTAAATAATGTTCTACAGCTAAAAGTCCTTTAGGATTTATTGCAAGATCCCCATCAGGTGCAATTGTTAATGCTGAGAGAATTCTTTCTAAGTCAATTTGTCCATAATGAGTCCCACTGCTATGGCTGTCTCTCATTAAATAATCAAGTCGATCACAATCAAGTTGGCTACTAACCAAGGTTTTTATTAGTTTATGATTAGTATCTTCTCTTCTAAATAAATTTGATACTTCAAGGCTTAGTGAGCTTTTTAATTTGTTCAATATATTAGTTATTTCAGGATGCTCTTTTATTACTTTGAAAGACCATTCTTCATGATTTAGACCAAACATTCCTTCACTTGTATGACTTAAAGGCCCATGCCCAATGTCATGAAGTAGTGATGAAGCATATAAAAGACCTTTAAATTGAATTAATTCAGGTTCAAGTTTTAATAGTTTTTTTAAAGCTCTTCTTGCAATATGAAATACCCCTAGCGAATGAGTAAATCTGCTTGATTCTGCACCATGAAAAGTAAGTGAGGCTGGACCAAGTTGTTTGATTCTGCGTAAACGTTGAAAAGGAGATGAATCAATTAAACCTATTATCATTTCCTCTTCAGGTATTTTGTCGTCAAGAGTTATGCCTTGGTGAAGAGGATCGTAATAAGTTCTTTTTGCCATTAATTGTTATCTACAATTTGTAAGTCAGTGGAATTTTCAGAATCGTTAGAGCTGAATTCAGTTCTCTGAACCACTTCAATCTCTTCATTCAATTCAATATTGTTATTCTCCTCTTCTTTTTGAACCTCTTGCAAGTCAATATTGGCTTCCATCAAAAGCTCTGCGTCAAGAAGCCATCTGTCTTCTGATCCTCCAGGATCAAGGGGTTCAGGCATTTCTAAATTTCTATCAGGCTCGATACCCAGATTCTGAATATCTCTCCCTGATGGAGTGAGGTAGCTGGCTACTGTTACTGCCAAACCACTACCATCGCTTAAATTTGTAAGTGATTGAATAAGACCTTTGCCAAAAGTACGTTTGCCTAATAAAAGAGATCTTTGATTGTCTTGAAGAGCTCCAGCTAGAATTTCGCTTGCGCTTGCTGTCCCTTCATTTACCAAAGTTATTAGAGGACCGTCAAAAAGGGTTTCTTTGCCTGAAGGTATTGGATCATTGATTTCATTTCGATTTTTGGTCTCAACAATTGGCTTTTCACTTAAAAAGGCATCTGCTACAGCAAGCCCTGAGCTAACTAGACCGCCTGAATTATTCCTTAAATCTAATACGATTCCTTCAACTTCCTTTTCTGAAAGCTCTTTTAAAGCTTCTTTTACTTTTTCAGGGACTCCTTCACTGAATTGGGTGATTCTTAGGTAACCAAGTGTATGCTTTTCAGTTCTTATTCTTTTAGTTCTAACGGGGCGTAAATCAACACTTCTTCTTTCGAGAGTTATTTCTTTTGTTTCGTTCTCTGGGGATAAAAGGGTTAATAAAACTTTTGAACCAGTTTCTCCTCTTAATTTTGATGCTGTTGCTTCTAATCCAAGTCTCTTAGGCGATTCGTCATCAACTTTAATTAGAATTGAACCACTCTTGATTTGGGCATCTGCTGCGGGAGAACCCTCTAATGGAGAAATTACAACAATCTCTCCATCATCATTTCTTGCACCAAGTTGAAGCCCTACACCATTAATTTCACTTCCAATATTGCTTTCCTTGAGATTTTTGAAATCATTAGGCCTTAAAAGACGTGTATATGGATCTCCTAGTGGAAGGAGCATGGTTTCAATAGCTGAATATGCTTCATCTGATGTTGTAATTGGTTTTTCTATAGCTTGTTGACGTAATCGTCTCCATTGAACTTCATTGAATTTTTCAGGATTTAAAAATCCTTCATTTACAATATTCCAGGTCTCTAAAACCAATTGCTGACCATCGTTTAGAGCGATTAGAGGCTCTGCGCTTATTGAAAAAATAATGGCAAAACTGATTAAAACAGCGAAAAATTGCCGGATAATTTGTGAAAAGGTTTTTACAGTTGGAGGCATTGGATTAATCAATTGCGCGAACCATGAGGCACATTCAGTAGACTGTTTTTATTAATTATCAAGTTCATTAGATTCAATGGCGAACTCCTCACCTGTCTACGACTGGTTCCAGGAACGACTTGAAATACAAGACATCGCAGATGATGTCACTTCAAAATACGTACCTCCACATGTAAACATCTTTTATTGTCTTGGAGGCATCACACTTGTCTGCTTCTTGATTCAATTTGCAACTGGGTTTGCAATGACTTTTTACTATAAGCCCACAGTTACAGAGGCTTATAACTCGGTCAGTTACTTGATGACAGATGTCAGCTTTGGCTGGTTAATTAGATCAGTCCATCGTTGGAGTGCCTCAATGATGGTGCTTATGCTTATTTTGCATGTTTTTAGAGTTTATTTAACGGGCGGATTTAAAAGACCTAGGGAGCTTACTTGGGTTACAGGAGTTGTAATGGCAGTTATAACAGTTGCTTTTGGCGTTACAGGCTATTCTTTGCCTTGGGATCAAGTCGGATATTGGGCTGTAAAGATTGTTTCAGGCGTTCCTGCTGCCATCCCAGTTGTAGGCGACTTCATGGTTGAATTGCTTCGAGGAGGTGAAAGTGTTGGCCAGACAACACTTACCCGTTTTTACAGTCTTCATACTTTTGTATTGCCTTGGACATTGGCAATCTTTATGCTCATGCACTTTCTTATGATTAGAAAACAGGGTATCTCAGGTCCTTTGTGATTCAAATGCGTAAAAAATAATTTATGCAGGACTGTGGCATTCTTTTTATCCAAATCTTTTACCTAATTTAATTTTTAAATATGTCCACTCTAAAGAAACCAAATTTATCTGATCCAAAGCTAAGGGCTAAGCTTTCTAAAGGTATGGGCCACAATTATTACGGCGAACCAGCTTGGCCGAATGATCTTTTATATATTTTCCCGGTTGTAATTCTTGGAACAATTGCATGTGTAGTGGGACTTGCAGTTTTAGATCCTGCATTCCTTGGTGATAAAGCTAATCCCTTTGCTACTCCCCTGGAAATTCTTCCAGAGTGGTATCTTTACCCAGTCTTTCAAATTCTTAGAGTTGTCCCAAACAAACTTCTTGGTATTGCATTGCAAACACTTATTCCTCTGGGCTTAATCCTTATACCTTTTATTGAGAATGTAAATAAATTTTCTAATCCTTTTAGAAGACCAGTGGCAATGGCCTTTTTCTTATTCGGAACTGCCCTGACAATTTATTTAGGTATAGGGGCCTGTTTGCCAATAGACAAATCCTTGACTTTGGGACTTTTCTGAAACTTGATTTATTGATTTAAATCGAGCATTGAAACGTCCTCAGGAGATGTTTTTAAGAAGTGATGCATTAAAAGGAATCCGACAATAGTCCAAGTTTGATAAGTCCTAGATTGTTGGCCTACCCAAGTTCCAGTTGGGCCATCAAAATATTCAGCCCATTTTTGTTTAGGTAATTGGTTGAGTTGACTCCAATAACATTCTTCTAATAGTGATCTCATTTGACCCATTAGTAAAACATCAGCTTTTGGATATCTTTGTTCATGTAGGAGGATCGAAGCACCAAAGAACCAAAGAATGCTTGGCCAATGTCCTCCATTGTGATAACTCCACGGCCAATTTTTTGGGTCAGATCCAGTTTTGTTTTGCCATTCCTCTACTTCCATCGGAGGATGACATATTCTCATGGGCATTTGGGCCATTAAATGTTGTCGATTATGAAGAACTAATCTAAAAAGAGCTCTTTGTTGGGGAGCTGTTAATACTCCAAACATGCAAGCGAGTGAGTTGCCAAGGCTATAAAAACGAAAATCAGGACGACCGGTGCGAATATTGCCAATTAGATATCCCCCTCTATTCTCTAGCCAATCTTGTAACCAAGAAGGAACAATTTGAGGTTGAACATTGAATTCATTTTGGTGTTGATCTTCTCCATATTGTTCAGTGGGTCTTCGTCTAAGTACTTGCATTGTTTTACTTGTAACCCAGTAATGTTTAAGTAGGAATTGACGAAGATCATGTACCCATTGTCTTGTAAGAAGAAGCCTTTGATCTAGTAAGCGACTGACTTGATGCTTACTACTTAGATCCATTAACTCTATACAGCTACTCAAAGATGCATAGAGAAGCACCTCTACTTCCAAAGGCGCCCCCCATACATCCATTGGGCGATCAATCATGAATGAGCAGTCAGGGACAAACAGAACTGGCGTGCCTTCAAAAGTTGGATGTAGAACTAAATCTAAAAGCAGTTGAATTCCACGTTGTAC is a window of Prochlorococcus marinus subsp. marinus str. CCMP1375 DNA encoding:
- a CDS encoding HD domain-containing protein; its protein translation is MAKRTYYDPLHQGITLDDKIPEEEMIIGLIDSSPFQRLRRIKQLGPASLTFHGAESSRFTHSLGVFHIARRALKKLLKLEPELIQFKGLLYASSLLHDIGHGPLSHTSEGMFGLNHEEWSFKVIKEHPEITNILNKLKSSLSLEVSNLFRREDTNHKLIKTLVSSQLDCDRLDYLMRDSHSSGTHYGQIDLERILSALTIAPDGDLAINPKGLLAVEHYLVVRNLMYRSIYNHRLNEVCNWLLEKIIELARQLGPKAIWADSYFSTWLWNPKKINIETFLANDDVRTIYHLSRWKDEAPQPLRGLCECFLNRKLPKAINIEDLKVEFQLEALSITKRLTEELGKDSNIYCGLRHNKIYGYEPYKKGLRLWDGENLKALEKESLLIERLISPSKNTWLIYPKEINSSLKKKLSKLRQTQKI
- the ctpZ gene encoding carboxyl-terminal processing protease CtpZ produces the protein MPPTVKTFSQIIRQFFAVLISFAIIFSISAEPLIALNDGQQLVLETWNIVNEGFLNPEKFNEVQWRRLRQQAIEKPITTSDEAYSAIETMLLPLGDPYTRLLRPNDFKNLKESNIGSEINGVGLQLGARNDDGEIVVISPLEGSPAADAQIKSGSILIKVDDESPKRLGLEATASKLRGETGSKVLLTLLSPENETKEITLERRSVDLRPVRTKRIRTEKHTLGYLRITQFSEGVPEKVKEALKELSEKEVEGIVLDLRNNSGGLVSSGLAVADAFLSEKPIVETKNRNEINDPIPSGKETLFDGPLITLVNEGTASASEILAGALQDNQRSLLLGKRTFGKGLIQSLTNLSDGSGLAVTVASYLTPSGRDIQNLGIEPDRNLEMPEPLDPGGSEDRWLLDAELLMEANIDLQEVQKEEENNNIELNEEIEVVQRTEFSSNDSENSTDLQIVDNN
- the petB gene encoding cytochrome b6 codes for the protein MANSSPVYDWFQERLEIQDIADDVTSKYVPPHVNIFYCLGGITLVCFLIQFATGFAMTFYYKPTVTEAYNSVSYLMTDVSFGWLIRSVHRWSASMMVLMLILHVFRVYLTGGFKRPRELTWVTGVVMAVITVAFGVTGYSLPWDQVGYWAVKIVSGVPAAIPVVGDFMVELLRGGESVGQTTLTRFYSLHTFVLPWTLAIFMLMHFLMIRKQGISGPL
- the petD gene encoding cytochrome b6-f complex subunit IV, producing MSTLKKPNLSDPKLRAKLSKGMGHNYYGEPAWPNDLLYIFPVVILGTIACVVGLAVLDPAFLGDKANPFATPLEILPEWYLYPVFQILRVVPNKLLGIALQTLIPLGLILIPFIENVNKFSNPFRRPVAMAFFLFGTALTIYLGIGACLPIDKSLTLGLF
- a CDS encoding glycoside hydrolase 100 family protein, with the translated sequence MPERFSQQRQRVRPNSNEEAVVKRAQEHFERSLIKINGHLAGSVAALEHPANNDALNYGEIFLRDNVPVMIYLLTQKRYDIVKKFLTVCLDLQSTSYQTRGVFPTSFVEEKDELIADYGQRSIGRITSADASLWWPILCWLYVRKSKDTTFGISQKVQRGIQLLLDLVLHPTFEGTPVLFVPDCSFMIDRPMDVWGAPLEVEVLLYASLSSCIELMDLSSKHQVSRLLDQRLLLTRQWVHDLRQFLLKHYWVTSKTMQVLRRRPTEQYGEDQHQNEFNVQPQIVPSWLQDWLENRGGYLIGNIRTGRPDFRFYSLGNSLACMFGVLTAPQQRALFRLVLHNRQHLMAQMPMRICHPPMEVEEWQNKTGSDPKNWPWSYHNGGHWPSILWFFGASILLHEQRYPKADVLLMGQMRSLLEECYWSQLNQLPKQKWAEYFDGPTGTWVGQQSRTYQTWTIVGFLLMHHFLKTSPEDVSMLDLNQ